The following proteins are encoded in a genomic region of Bubalus kerabau isolate K-KA32 ecotype Philippines breed swamp buffalo chromosome 15, PCC_UOA_SB_1v2, whole genome shotgun sequence:
- the LOC129628161 gene encoding olfactory receptor 52N5-like: MLVSNNSCVPPKYFILNGIPGLERVHVWISLPFCTMYIISLLGNLGLVYLIHHEESLHHPMYFFLAMLSLVDLFTCTTTLPNALCIFWFNLKEINFNACLVQMFFVHGFTGVESGVLMLMALDRYVAICYPLRYATILTNPIIAKAGLVTFLRGALLMIPFPFLVKRLPFCQSNIISHTYCDHMSVVKLSCASIKVNVIYGLVVALLIGVFDICCISVSYTMILRAVVSLSSADARQKAFSTCTAHISAIIVTYVPAFFTFFTHRFGGHAIPSSLHIIVANLYLLLPPTLNPIVYGVKTKQIRDNVIKLLQGEKGASTQDK, encoded by the coding sequence ATGCTGGTTTCCAACAATTCATGTGTGCCCCcgaaatattttattcttaatggaattcctggtctggaaagagTACATGTATGGATCTCCCTCCCATTCTGCACAATGTATATCATCTCCCTTCTGGGAAACCTTGGCCTTGTGTATCTCATTCATCATGAGGAGTCCTTACATCAtccaatgtatttttttctggcaATGCTCTCCCTCGTTGATCTCTTTACCTGTACCACTACCCTACCCAATGCACTCTGCATCTTCTGGTTCAATCTCAAGGAAATTAACTTCAATGCTTGTTTAGTCCAGATGTTCTTTGTCCATGGGTTCACAGGTGTGGAGTCTGGGGTGCTCATGCTCATGGCTCtggaccgctatgtggccatttgCTACCCACTGCGCTATGCTACCATACTCACTAACCCTATCATTGCCAAAGCTGGACTTGTCACCTTCCTGAGGGGTGCATTGCTGATGATTCCTTTTCCATTCTTGGTTAAGCGTTTGCCCTTCTGCCAAAGCAATATTATCTCCCATACATATTGTGACCACATGTCAGTGGTGAAGTTATCCTGCGCCAGTATCAAGGTCAATGTCATCTATGGTCTGGTGGTTGCCCTCCTGATTGGAGTGTTTGATATCTGCTGCATATCTGTATCGTACACTATGATCCTTCGGGCGGTGGTCAGTCTCTCCTCAGCAGATGCTCGGCAGAAAGCCTTCAGCACCTGCACTGCCCATATATCTGCCATTATTGTCACTTATGTTCCAGcattcttcactttctttacccACCGTTTTGGAGGACACGCTATTCCCTCTTCTCTTCACATCATTGTGGCTAATCTTTATCTTCTTCTTCCCCCAACTCTCAACCCCATTGTTTATGGGGTAAAGACAAAACAGATTCGAGACAATGTCATAAAGCTCTTGCAGGGTGAGAAAGGGGCAAGTACTCAGGACAAGTGA